The window CCATGATACATGACAATTCCAGCGTTGAGTTCTCGCCTGTACACTACATATGTGGCCTGTGACCATCATGAGATAACTGAAGGAGGAAATCCCCAACATTATAAAGATCCTTGTTTAAATATATTGTAAGTTCCGCAGTAATTACCCATAACGACATCATATGATCTTGGGTAGTCCAGCTTAATGGAGCCGCATCCATTTTCATGAGCTAATGCACAATGCATGCTTGGGGCTGCCTCGCTTAGGATACGATGCCTAAATCAATACCCATGTGAAGCCCCAAGTTGAACAACATTCACCTCAACGACAAAATCTCATCGATATGTAAATGGACCGTATAGTAAGTGGTGGCTCTAATGAATCCATATGGAGACAGTAATATTACACCCTATAGGACAGCTCGCCTTTACGTTAATAACCGAAATGGGGACAGCAAAGTTTCGCATCTCTGTCTTACTGGGCTGTGAGTAGAAGTCTATCGTCAGCTATTACCGGGAGACCGCCTATACGCATGAACTCGTATCAGCTACCACAAGCGCTCTGAAGGATGGTAGAGAAGTCCCTATGGGTCTGATGACCTATGTAGGATGAGCTGCAGCTCTATGTCTTTTTACATCAATTGCGAGCGTGAGTAGgcaatacatgtatataaaCACCACTCCACATAACTACAAGTAGGAAGTTTTAAGTCTTCTTTAACCATTCTGCTTCTATCATAGTATGTGCCAACCATGTATTGTGCggcagccttctttttcGCTACACAGCTTCTCAGTCCAGTCATCGGGGCACAAAATGCTGCCACAACCAACTTTACTTGTCAACCAGGCCAGCCTTGCTGGTCTACGATCGCACAGTGGCAGGCCTTCAACCAGACTATAGCAGGGCGTCTGAAGATTACAACAATGCTTGCCAGCCCCTGCTTCCCAAGCTCCCCAAACTTCAACGACACCGAGTGCGCCGATATTCGCCAAAATTATACCAGTGCTCAATTTCGGGGGACTGTATATGGCGCCATGGACATAACTCAATGGGAAGCCTGTGGTTCGGCGAATTGCTATCCTGGCTTTCTTCAGCCTCAGAGGCCGACGTGTGCGCTGGGAAGACTGTCTGCACTTTATGTCGATGCCGAAGAGCCTGCGGATGTCACGGCCACTCTCGGATTCGTGAGACGTCATGGGATCCGTCTCGTTGTGAAGAACACTGGCCACGATGTTCTAGGACgcagtgctgctgccaatacTTTGGCTCTTCGTGTCTATAATCTCAAAAACATGTCgtttcattcttcttttactGCCCGCAACTGCTCTACCTCCAACAGACAAAACGTGGGTGTAATCGGAGCTGGTGTCAGTGCAGAAGACGCTGTTGCATTCTTTAGCAAGCAAGGCATGATGGTCACGGTTGGTGGGTGTCCTTCTGTTGGCATTGCTGGAGGGTTtggccaaggcggcggcCATGGCCCTCTTGCTCCCAGTGTCGGGCTGATGGCTGATCAAGCAATCGAGTTTGATGTCGTTACCATGGACGGAGTATTCCGTACAATTAACAAATGCAACGCCCCTGATCTATTTTGGGCAATGCGTGGCGGCGGAGGGCAATCATACGCAATTCTGATCAACTACAAGTTTCAGCTACACCCTCAAGTGGCATGGGCAAACTGGCGATTGGAGGCCACTCTCACTCCTCCCACGGATAACATAACCCAGAATACGCTCCTGCGCGACATCCTTACAACTTTAGCCGATCAACAGATTACATGGTCTGAGAATCGTATCGCTGGCTATAATGGTATTTCTCCAACATCGCTCTCGATGATGGAAATGCTACCAGGCGGTGAGAAGCCGTTACAAACACTGCAATCGGTAACTGCATCTTTTCGCagcctcatcaccaaccttCCCGGTGTGAATATTACCTTGGATTCATACGCATCGTATCCTGATCAGAACGCCTTCTATATCGGCAACACAGAATACTGGAACTACCTTTCAGCCGTTGGGGTTTCACTCATAACCACCAGTCGTCTCATCACTAAAGACAACTTCGAGTCGCCGAGAAAAGTGAACTCATTGGTTACCAGCACCCTGAAGGCCATGCAAAAGGTGGTTGACCAGCTTGGAGCGCAACTGGCACCACAGGTACAGTTTCAGTTCCTAACATCCGTACCTAGCAATACTCCAGATTCAGACCAGGAGACAAGTGTGAACCCTGCCTGGCGAGACGCGCTATGGCATTTCGTTTCTTCAGCTGCATGGTCTCCAGATACACCGGATGCAATTGCTATGCAAATCACCGCAGCAGCCCGAGCGGCCTTGGATATTATCAAGGAGCCTCTTGCTGTTCAGGCTGCATACCTGAACGAGGCTGATCCTGAGGAGCCGGATTGGCAACATATTTTCTTCGGAAAGCACTATTCCAAGTTGCTTCAAATAAAGCGAAAGTGGGATCCAGACACTTTACTTAACTGCAAAAAGTGTGTAGGCTATCTTGGACCTCGAGATCCAATGTATTCTtgcgatggagatgctccgAATCCCTCGGTCCCATATCCATTCACATGAAACCTAATTTCTTGTTGTGCGAGGAGAGTTTGAAGCTTTTTGCAATGTCAATATGTAAATCTTAATTATCGGGTTGCAAATAGCTTCAGGCAGTGTGAAAATACAATAATAGGATGATGGCTCAAATATCTATTCAACATTGGCTGTCGATTGAGGCTTCAACGGGGTATGGACAACATTTCCCCGCGCGTAGACACAAGAGAAGCGACCGCTAATAAGAGAAAAGATTGACATCTCCTGCTTACAGAGAGCGTTTACACACAAAGAGACTGTGATGGGGgaaaaaaatacaaaaagaaagactgaCGGGTGTGGGATTCGAACCCACGCCTCTTGCGAGATGCGAAATCCTTTTGAAGGATCAAGATATTATCTTGAGTCGCACGTGTTAGACCACTCCACCAACCCGCCTTAGCGTCTTTGTTGGAACTCCGACGTCAAAATGAGCCCTATACGTGAAGCATCTTCAAACCACATGGTTCCCCAGCACGAACTACCCAACTCCTAACGACTTCACCATCATTAATGTCGAGAGAAGTCTGAATCAGCCGCGAGAAATCTGACAAAGAGCCTGACCATCTGGAAATGGCAGCCTCCTATGAGCTAGCTTCATTGGCTTTAGGCTGTTCTCATTAACCCCAACACCCTATAGATAGATCTACGCCTTTGTGCAGTACGCTGTCATTAGATTAGATGTACCATTTATACACCGTTATGTGCCATCTTTTGGTGACTACAGCACCTGGCGCCATCATTACCATATACATGTCATTAAGAACATGGTTCCAAAGGTGTCATAAATAGTACACGTACTTGAGACTTACGCAAGCCCATTTACAAATGCCGCTGGACCGTAGAGGTCG of the Trichoderma breve strain T069 chromosome 4, whole genome shotgun sequence genome contains:
- a CDS encoding FAD binding domain-containing protein, producing MYCAAAFFFATQLLSPVIGAQNAATTNFTCQPGQPCWSTIAQWQAFNQTIAGRLKITTMLASPCFPSSPNFNDTECADIRQNYTSAQFRGTVYGAMDITQWEACGSANCYPGFLQPQRPTCALGRLSALYVDAEEPADVTATLGFVRRHGIRLVVKNTGHDVLGRSAAANTLALRVYNLKNMSFHSSFTARNCSTSNRQNVGVIGAGVSAEDAVAFFSKQGMMVTVGGCPSVGIAGGFGQGGGHGPLAPSVGLMADQAIEFDVVTMDGVFRTINKCNAPDLFWAMRGGGGQSYAILINYKFQLHPQVAWANWRLEATLTPPTDNITQNTLLRDILTTLADQQITWSENRIAGYNGISPTSLSMMEMLPGGEKPLQTLQSNAFYIDNFESPRKVNSLVTSTLKAMQKVVDQLGAQLAPQETTAWSPDTPDAIAMQITAAARAALDIIKEPLAVQAAYLNEADPEEPDWQHIFFGKHYSKLLQIKRKWDPDTLLNCKKCVGYLGPRDPMYSCDGDAPNPSVPYPFT